The nucleotide sequence CGGTCGCGCTGGGCCGGCTCGAAGAACTGGTACGCCATGATGCCGCTGACCAGCCGCACCACGTCGTCGAAGGTGGCGTCCGGCCGGGCCACCCCGGCCTCCTGCGCGCGGCGCAGCAGCGGCTCGCCCGCGGCGTAGATCTCGGTGCGGCAGCTGCGGAACACCTCGGAGTCGTGCACCAGCTCCTCGGCCAGGGCGCGCTTGGTGCCGACGTAGGCGACGAACCGGTGCAGCCAGGCGACCAGGGCGTCCCACGGGGGCAGGTCGGCGAGGTCGGCGGCGGACGCGCTGAGCGCGCGCACCTCCTCGACGTAGACCGCCTCGAACAGGTCGCGCCGCTTCGGGAAGTTCCGGTAGAGCGTGCCGATGCCGACACCCGCCCGCCGGGCGATCTCCTCCAGGGACGCGCCGGCGCCGCACTCGCCGAAGACCTCCTGGGCGGCGGCGATCAGCGCGTCGTAGTTGCGGCGGGCATCGGCCCGCTTCGGGCGCCGGGCGAAGACCTCGCCCAGCTGGTCTGCGCTGGCCATGACGGGCGTCACCCCCCTCCCCTTGCAAACGGAGGCACCCCTCCGCTACGTTAGTGGAGGCACCCCTCCGGAACTGACCGGAGCCTTGCCTCCGGATAGCTTACTCCGGCTTTCCCCGCCGAGCCCACCCACCGCGGCCGGCGAACCAGACATCGGACCCGGGAGGTCCCACCATGCCCGCAACCCGCTGAGACACCTCAGCCCGCCGAGGCCGCCACCGTTGCTGATCCGCGCGAGCGGCACCCGGAACACCTTTCCCACGTCATGCGAACGGGAGCCATTTCCGTGATCGACACCGTCCGGCGCGACTCGCGCCGGTTGACCTTCCTCGTCCTCGCCGCCGGCGCCGGCTTCTTCGCGATGCTCCAGTCGCTGATCACGCCGGTGCTGCCCACCATCCAGCACGACCTGCACACCTCGCAGAACACCGTGACCTGGGTGCTGACCGCCTACCTGCTGTCCGCGTCGATCTTCACCCCGGTCCTCGGCCGGGTCGGCGACATGGTCGGCAAGGAACGGACCCTGGTCGTCTCCCTCGCCGCGCTCGCGCTGGGCTGCCTGCTGGCGGCCGTCGCGCCCAACATCGGCATGCTCATCGTCGCCCGGGTCGTCCAGGGCATCGGTGGCGCGGTCTTCCCGCTCTCCTTCGGCATCATCCGCGACGAGTTCCCCGCCGCCCGGGTGAGCTCGGCCGTCGCGGCGATCTCGGCGATCGTCGCCGCCGGGGGCGGCCTCGGCGTCGTGCTGGCCGGGCCGATCGTCGCCACCCTGGGCTACCGCTGGCTGTTCTGGATCCCGATGGTCGTCGTGGGCCTCACCGCGCTCGCGGCGCACCGGTTCGTGCCGGAGTCGCCGGTGCGTACCCCGGGCCGGATCAGCTGGGCGGCCACCCTGCTCCTCTCCGGCTGGCTGGTGGCGCTGCTGCTGCCGGTCAGCAAGGGCGCCACGTGGGGCTGGACGTCCGGCCGGGTGCTCGGCCTGCTGGCGCTCGCGGGCGTGCTCCTGGCCGGCTGGCTGGTGGCCGAGACCCGCTCGGCGAACCCGCTCATCGACATGCGGATGATGCGCCTGCCCGCGGTCTGGACGACCAACCTGGTCGCCCTGCTCTACGGCGCCTCGATGTTCTCCGTCTACGCCTTCCTGCCGCAGTTCGTGCAGATCCCCACCAGCGCCGGGTACGGCTTCGGCGCGAGCGTCACCCAGGCCGGGCTGCTCATGCTGCCCATGCTCGTCGGCATGTTCGTGGCCGGCCTCGTCGCCGGCCGGCTGGCGTCCCGGTTCAGCGCCAAGGCGCAGCTCTCCACCGGGGCCGTGTTCAACGTGCTCGCCGCGGCCATGCTGACCGTCGCGCACGACACCCGCTGGGAGATCGGCGTGGCCGGCGGCCTGGTGGGCCTCGGCATCGGGCTGGCCTTCGCCTCGATGGCCAACCTCATCGTGGCCAGCGTGCCGGCCCGCCAGACCGGCGTGGCCACCGGCATGAACGCCAACATCCGCACCATCGGCGGCGCGATCGGCGCCGCGGTGGCCAGCAGCGTGATCACGGCCCACCCGCAGGCGAGCGGGCTGCCCCGGGAGGCCGGCTTCACCATGGGCTTCCTGCTGCTGACCGGCATCTCCCTCGCGGCCGCGCTGGCCGCCCTGGCGGTCCCGTCCGGCCGCCGGGCGGCGCGGGCGCGGCACGGCCGGCCGCCGGCGCGGAGCACCGAGCCGGAGCTGACCGGCGAACTGGTGCCGGCGCGCTGAGCGGGCCCGACACCATCGCGCACACCGGCGGCGGCCGGCGGTCCATCCCGGACCGCCGGCCGCCGTCGCGCCGGGTCAGCCGATGGCGGCGGTCAGTGCGGCCAGGTAGCCGTACCGGTAGCCGTCGGCGTCCGGGTGGTACGCCTCGACGAGCCCGCTCACGTCGTTGATCCACGGGTCGGCGGCGCAGACGCCGTGACCGGCGAAGAACGGCCGGGCGTCGACGAAGGTGGCCCCGGCCGCCCGGGCCCGGTCGGCGATGACCGTGGCGAGCAGGTCGGCGGCGTTGTTGAGGATGGTCCGCTTGTAGGTGCTCATGGCCAGCAGGCCGCAGTAGCCGGTCTCGAACAGCCGCGGGTAGCCGAGCACCACGAGCCGGGCGTTGGGCGCCCGGTTCCGGATGGCGGCGTAGGTGTTGTCGAGCCGGCCGGGCAGGGTGGCGGTGGCGAAGGCCCGGCTGTCGTTGACGGCGCTCTCGCAGCTCGACGTGCTGCCGAAGCGGCAACTCGTGATGACGTCGGCGAAGCCGGCGTCGTTGCCGCCGATGGTGACGGTGACCAGGGTGGTGCTGGTGCTCAGCGAGTTCACCTGACTGCCGATCACGTCGGCGGTGACCGCCCCGCCGCAGGCCGGGAACCGGAAGCTGGTGACCGCGTGCGCGGCGACCCACAGCGGGGCGTACGACTTCTGGCTGCGCAGGCAGGTCGAGAGGTCGTACGGGCCGGCCCCGACGCCGGAGGAGTAGGAGTCGCCGAGGGCGACGTAGTTGACGGTGGCCGCCCGGGCGACGCCGGGGACGAGCACGGCACCGAGGACGGCCGCGAGCAGTGCGGCGAGGGCGGTGCGGACGCGACGGGACATGACAGGACCTCCACGGGACAGGGGTGGTGGAGCCCGTTGACCGCGCGCGTGGCCTGGGGAGTCGTGCTTGTTACTAGTCGGTAATCCTATCGAAACATCGCCATAGATTGAATAGCTCTCGCCCGCGTTCGAGGGCAGACGCGTTCACAACCGTCGATTAGGTTGGCGGTGCGTACACCCCGATGGAGGGAGTCCACCCGTGCGACGCGCTCTCACGGCGGCCATCGCCGCCCTGACCGTCACCACCGCCGGCACCGTCGTGACCGGCACCCCCGGCCAGGCCGCCGCCCTACCGGGCTGGGGCCGGCCGAAGCCCGCGGCGGCCACCCCGGCCCCGGGCAGCCCCGGCCTGGGCGACAGCTACTTCCCCGACTACGGCAACGGCGGCTACGACGTCGGCCACTACGACATCCGGCTGCGCTACGAACCGGCCACCGACCGGCTCAGCGGCACCACCACGATCCTGGCCACCGCCACCCAGGACCTGTCCCGGTTCAACCTCGACTTCCTCCTCGGCGTCGAGTCGGTCCGGGTCAACGGCTGGCCGGCCGCCTTCGCCCGGGAGGGCGTCCACGAGCTGGCCGTCACCGCGCCCCGGCCGATCCTCAAGGGACAGCAGCTCACCGTCGTCGTGAAATACGCCGGCATCCCGTCCGAGACGCTGGTCCAGGGCTACACGGGCTGGACCCGGGTCGCCGACGGCGCCCTCGCCGTCAACGAGCCCGAGTCGGCCTGGTGGTGGTTCCCGAGCAACGACCACCCGAAGGACAAGGCCACCTGGGACGTCTCGGTCTCGGTGCCGACCGGCGTCGAGGTGGTCAGCAACGGCGTGCAGCCGCGCGACCCGCTGCCCGAGGCCGGCAACCGCACCCGGTGGAGCTGGCGCAGCGTCAAGCCGGGCGCCACCTACCAGGCGTTCCTGGCCATCGGGCAGTACGACATCGTCACCGACACCGCGCCGAACGGGCAGCCGGTGATCAACGCGTACAGCACCACGCTGGGTGAGCGCGGGCCGGCCGCCCGGGCCAGCATCGAGCGCACGGCCGAGGTGGTCGACTGGGAGAGCGGCCTGTTCGGGCCGTACCCGTTCGAGGCGCAGGGCGGCGTGGCCGGTCCGATCGACGGCATCGGCTTCGCCCTGGAGACGCAGAGCCGCCCCGTCTACGGGCACAGCTTCTGGCGGCGCGGCGCCAACGTGTCGGTGGTGGTGCACGAGAACGCGCACCAGTGGTTCGGCGACTCCGTCTCGGTCGCCGACTGGCGCAACATCTGGCTGAACGAGGGCTTCGCCTCGTACGCCGAGTGGCTCTGGTCGGAGGAGCAGGGCGAGGGCACCGCCCAGGAGCTGTTCGACTTCACCTACGCCAGCTACCCGGCGGACTCGGAGTTCTGGCAGGTCCTCCCCGGTGACCCCGGTGCCGCCGGCATCTTCGACGACGCGGTCTACGACCGGGGCGCCATGGCGCTGCACCAGCTCCGGCTGGCCGTCGGCGACGAGGCGTTCTTCCGGATCCTGCCGGCCTGGACCGCCGCCCACCGCTACGGCAACGGCACCATCGCCCAGTTCCAGGCGCTCGCCGAGCGGATCTCCGGCCGGGACCTCGACGCGGTCTTCACCACCTGGCTGTTCACCGCCGGGCGCCCCGAGGTGGCCACCACGGCCCGCGGCGCGCTCGCCGCCCCGGCGCAGCCCAAGTCGTGGGCGAAGATCCGGGAGGCCCACGAGCTGCTCACGCACTGAGCGACGCGGGCGAGGGCCCGCTCCGGTCCCGGGAGCGGGCCCCGCCGGTCAGGCCGGCACGGGCGTGGCCGGGGCCGGCGCCGCCGCCTCGACCGCCCGGATGTGCCGGTAGGCGAACCAGAGCGGCGGGAACGCGCCGACGGCGAAGGAGAGGTCGACCAGCGTCCAGAACCACGGGATGTCCCGCAGCGGCCCGCAGATCAGCGCCAGCGGCACGATGCCGGCGCAGGCGATCATGCCGAGCTGCACCACCCAGACGTTGCGCACCGGGTCGCGCAGCGGCCCCCAGAACGCCACGGCGAGCACCAGGTGCGCGAAGGCGAGCCAGTCGGTGCCGTAGAGCATGAACGGATAGCGCTCGCCGGTCTCGACCAGGCCGGTGTGGACCCGCTCGATCCAGGCCACCAGCGCCGGGAACTGGCCGGCGAGCGGGTCCAGCGCCCGCAGCAGCCAGCGCACCTCCAGTTCCAGGGGGAACGCCGTCACCCCACTGAGGAACAGACCCACCACCACGACCCAGAGCCACCGGCGGATGCGCCGGAGGCGTACCTCGACGTCCATGCCCGCAGCGTAGTGACGATCTTCGCGCCGTCGGGCCCCGCGTGGCCCGGCGGCGGCATGACCTCGCTCACCCCGGCCGGGCGCCGCCTGGTCAGGCGGCGGGGCAGCCGTCGCGGTGCGCGAACGGCGACCGCAGCCCGGTCCACCGGGAGCGGCGACTGCCCCGGTGCGGCGCGCAGCCCGCGCAGTCCTGGTCCGCGCGGACGGCCCGGCCCGACCGGAGCCGGCCGGCGCCGGGACGCGCGCCCGGCAGCGCCACCGGTGACGCGCCGGCCAACACCGTCGGGCGGGGCAGCGCCACGGCGGTCGCGGCGGCCAGACCGGCGTCGGCCGGGCGGACGACCCGGGCGGCGCCGGTCGCGGCGATCAAACCCGCACCGGCCGGGCGGACCACCCGGGCGGCGCCGGCGGGTACGGCGCCCAGCACCGCGCCGGCCGGGCGGACGACCCGGGCGGCCGTGGCGGCGGCCCGGCGGACCGGGCGGGTCGCGGGCGCGGCCAGCACCCGGTTGAACCGGTGTGCCAGCCGGCGCTCGCGGAGCCGGTCCAGGGCCACCCCGGCCGCCGCCGTGGCGACGGCGGTGATCGTGCCGGCCAGCACCAGGGTCTGCCGGGGGCCGGCGTGCTCGGCCAGCCAGCCGAGCAGCGGCGCACCCACGGCCGCGGACACCGAGCCGGTGACCGCCAGGGCGGCCAGCACCCGGCCGCGCATGGCGTAGTCGGTGTCGAGCTGGGCCCGGGCGCCGACCGTGGTGTCGATGACCACCGCGGCGGCGGCCACCGGCAGGATCACGGCGGCGAAGCTCAACGTGCCCGGGGCCAGGCCGGCGACGATCTGCAACCCGCTGGCGAGCAGACCGGCGCCGACCAGCACCGCGTAGCTCAGTTCCGGACGGCGGGCCGCGAACAGGGCACCGAGCACCGTGCCGACGGCGAAGACGGTGGACAGCACGCCGTAGCCGGAGGCGCCGCCGTGCAGCGGCCCGTCGCTCATGGCGGCCATGGTGACCTGGTAGTTGCGGCCGAGGCTGCCGAGCACGAAGGACAGCGCCAGCGCGACCAGCACCACGGGCTGGCGTCTCAGGTAGCGGAAGCCGGCCCGGATGCCGCCGTCGGCCGGGGCCGCGCCGGCCGGTGCGGGCTCACCGGCGTGCCGCTCCCCCTCGCGTACCGCGAACAGCGCCACGACGACCGCGACGAAGCTGACGGCGTTCGCCGCGAAGAGCACGGCGGGGCCGACCGCGGCGACCACGACGGCGCCGAGGCTCATGCCGAGGATCCGCCCGGCGGAATTGGTGAGCGAGCCGAGCGCAAGGGCGTTGCCGAGGCTCTCCCGGTCCACCAGCGTGGAGGCCCAGCGGCCCATCACCGGGCCCTCGACGGCCGACACCGCGCCGGTGACCAGGGAGATCGCGAAGATCGCCGGGAGCCCGCCGGTGCCCGTGATCGCCACCACGGCCAGCGCGGCGGCGAGCAGTGCGTGCGCGGCCTGGGCGCCGATCAGCAGCGGCTTGGCGGGCAGCCGGTCGGCCAGCGTGCCACCCCAGACGCTCAGCACCAGCGTGGGCAGCGCCTGGAGCAGGACGGTGAACCCCATGGAGGTGGCCGACCCGGTCTGCGCCAGCACGTACCAGTTGACGCCGAGGACCTGCATCCAGGTCCCGATGACCGACACGAATCCGGCCGCGGCCCAGATCCGGTAGTTGCGGTGGCGCAGCGCGGCGAACGTGGCGCCGAGTGCCATGAGTCTTTCCCCGTCCAGACGGTGACACGACGAAGCCGGACCCCCGCGGGTCCGGCCAGCGCCCAAGTCTGGCGGCGGTCAAACCTACCGACGACAGTTGGTGAGGGGGTTCACGAGCCGGGTCGGGCGGCCGGTACGGGCCGGGCACGAACCGGATCCGGACGCCACGACACCCCGGTCCGGCAGGGACCGGGGTGCCGGTGACGCGACGGGTCAGCGGGCGGCGAGCGGCTGCCGCGCCGGGTCGACCGGCGCCGGCAGGGTCCCGGCCCCACCCAGGTACGCGTGGATGGCCGCGGCGGCGGCCCGGCCCTCGGCGATCGCCCACACGATGAGCGAGGCGCCCCGGTGCATGTCCCCGGCCACGAACACGCCGTCGGCGCCGGTCTGCCAGTCGGGGCGGGCGTCCACCGCGCCCCGGCCGTTGCGGGCCACCCCGAACTGGCCGAGCAGGGGCTGCTCCTCGGTGCCCTCGAAGCCGATGGCGAGGAGCACCAGGTCGGCCGGGATCTCCCGCTCCGAGCCGGGCAGGGACGTGACGATCCGCCGGCCGTCCACCTTCTCGACGGTGACCTCGGCGATCCGGACCGCCCGGACCTGGCCGGTGCCGTCGTCGACGAACTCCTGCACCGCCACGGCGAAGACCCGCTCGCCGCCCTCCTCGTGGGCCGGGTAGCTGCGCAGCACCCACGGCCAGGTGGGCCACGGGTCGCGCCCGGCGTCCCGGTCGGCCGGGGGCTCCGGGTAGAGGTCGAGCTGGTGCACCCCGGCCGCGCCCTGCCGGTGGGCGACGCCCAGGCAGTCGGCGGCGGTGTCGCCACCACCGATGATCACCACGTGCTTGCCGGCCGCGTCGATCGGCGTGCCGTCGGGCAGGGTGGCCAGGGCGGGCTTCCCCTCGCCCGCCGCGGCGACCACCCGGTTCGCGGCCACCAGGTGCGCCATGGCCTGGTGTACGCCCCGCAGCTCCCGCCCCGGCGTCGCCGGGGTGTCCCGGCCCTGCAGCGCGCCGCAGGCGAGCAGCACGGCGTCGTGCTCGGCGCGCAGCTGCTCGGCGGTGACGTCCACCCCGACCTCCACGCCGGCGCGGAAGCGCACCCCCTCGGCGGCGAGCTGGGCCAGCCGCCGGTCGACGTGCCGCTTCTCCAGCTTGAAGTCGGGGATGCCGTACCGGAGCAGGCCGCCGAACGCGTCGTCCCGCTCGTACACCGTGACGGCGTGGCCGGCGCGCGCGAGCTGCTGCGCGGCGGCGAGCCCGGCGGGGCCGGAGCCGACCACGGCGACCGACCTGCCGGTCTGGGCCGGCACCGGCTGCGGGCGCAGCCCGCCCCGGGCCACGGCGGCGTCGGCGATCTCCACCTCGACCTGCTTGATGGTGACCGGCTGCTGGCCACCCAGGCCGAGCACGCAGGCCGCCTCGCAGGGCGCCGGGCAGAGCCGCCCGGTGAACTCGGGGAAGTTGTTGGTGGCGTGCAGCGACTCCACCGCGGCGTCCCAGTTGCCGGTGCGGACCAGGTCGTTCCAGTCCGGGATGCGGTTGCCCAGCGGGCACCCGTCGTGGCAGAACGGGATGCCGCAGTCCATGCACCGGGTGGCCTGCTCGCGGATCAGCTCCTCGCCGGCCGGCGGGTAGACCTCCCGCCAGTCCATGATCCGCACGGGGACCGGACGGCGGGCGGGCAGCCGCCGGTCGTAGCGCAGGAAACCGTTCGGGTCAGGCACGAGCCACCTCCTGGGCGACCGCCCGCGGGGCGGGCGGCACCGGCGCAGCGGATGGTGCGAGCGCGCTCATCACCGCGTCGTCGACGTCATGGCCGGCGGCTTCGGCGGCCCGCATGATCTCCAGCACCCGGCGGTAGTCCCGGGGAACCACGGCGGTGAACTCCTCCACCGCCTCCGGCCAGCGCTTCAGCAGCTCCTCGGCGACCGCCGAGTCGGTCTCGGCGAAGTGCCGCTGGACCAGCTCGTGCAGCCGCTCCCGCTCCTGCACGCCCAGCGGCGACAGGTCGACCAGCTCGGCGTTGACCAGCCGCCGGTCGAGCCGGTGCACGAACGCCGTGCCGCCGGACATGCCCGCGGCGAAGTTGCGCCCGGTCGGCCCGAGCACCACGACCGTGCCGCCGGTCATGTACTCGCAGCCGTGGTCGCCCACACCCTCGACGACGGCCACGGCGCCGGAGTTGCGCACCGCGAACCGCTCGCCGACCCGGCCGCGCAGGAAGACCTCGCCGCCGGTGGCGCCGTAGAGGATCGTGTTGCCGGCGATGATCTGGTCCTCGGCGCGCCCGCCCGGGCCGGCGTCCGCGCCCGCGAACGGCGCGGCGGCGTCCGGGCGGACGACGAGCCGGCCGCCGGAGAGGCCCTTGCCGACGTAGTCGTTGGCGTCGCCGTGCAGGCGCAGGGTGACCCCGCGCGGCAGGAACGCGCCGAACGACTGGCCGGCGGTGCCGCGCAGCAGGAACTCGATCGTGTCGTCGGGCAGCCCGGCGCCGCCGAAGCGGCGGGTCACCTCGCCGCCGAGCATGGCGCCCACGCTGCGGTGCTCGTTGCGCACGGGCACCTCGACCCGGACCGGCGTGCCGTCGCGCAGCGCCGGCTCGGCCAGGGCGAGGAGCTGGTTGTCCAGCGCCAGCTCCAGGCCGTGGTCCTGGGCCCGGATCCCGCGCCGGGCCGCGCCCTCGGGCAGCTCGGGCAGGTGCAGCACCCGGCTGAGGTCGAGCCCGTGGCCCTTCCAGTGGTCGATCGCGCCGGCGACGTCGAGCAGCTCGGTGTGCCCGATCGCCTCGGAGATGCTGCGGAAGCCCAGCTCGGCCAGGTACCCGCGGACCTCCTCGGCCAGGAAGAGGAAGAAGTTCTCCACGAACTCCGGCTTGCCGGTGAAGCGCTCGCGCAGCACCGGGTTCTGGGTGGCGATGCCGACCGGGCAGGTGTCCAGGTGGCAGACCCGCATCATCACGCAGCCCTCGACGATGAGGGGCGCGGTGGCGAAGCCGAACTCCTCGGCGCCCAGCAGCGCCGCGACCAGCACGTCCCGGCCGGTCTTGAGCTGGCCGTCGACCTGCACGGTGACCCGGTCGCGGAGCTTGTTGAGCAGCAATGTCTGCTGGGCCTCGGCCAGGCCCAGCTCCCAGGGGGTGCCGGCGTGCTTGAGCGAGTTGAGCGGTGACGCGCCCGTGCCGCCGTCGTGCCCGGAGATCAGGATGACGTCGGCCTTGAGCTTCGCCACGCCGGCCGCCACGGTGCCCACCCCGACCTCGCTGACCAGCTTCACGTGCACCCGGGCGGCCGGGTTGACGCACTTCAGGTCGTGGACGAGCTGGGCCAGGTCCTCGATGGAGTAGATGTCGTGGTGCGGCGGCGGCGAGATCAGGCCGACGCCCGGGGTGGCGTGCCGGGTACGGGCGATCCACGGCCAGACCTTGTTGCCGGGCAGCTGACCACCCTCGCCGGGCTTCGCGCCCTGCGCCATCTTGATCTGGAGGTCGTCGGCGTTGACCAGGTATTCGCTGGTGACGCCGAACCGGCCGCTGGCGATCTGCTTGACCGCCGAGCGGCGCTCGGGGTCGTGCAGCCGGTCGACGTCCTCGCCGCCCTCGCCGGTGTTCGACCGGCCGCCGAGGCGGTTCATGGCGATGGCCAGGGTCTCGTGCGCCTCCGCGGAGATCGACCCGTACGACATGGCGCCGGTGGCGAACCGCTTGACGATCTCGCTCGCGGGCTCGACCTCGTCCAGTGGCACCGGCGGGCGCACCCCGGTGCGCAGGGTGAACAGCCCGCGCAGCGAGCCCGCCTTCGCGGCCAGCTCGTCGACCTTGGTGGTGTACTGCCGGAACACGTCGTACTGGCGGCTGCGGGTGGCGTGCTGGAGCAGGAAGACCGTCTCCGGGTTGAACAGGTGCAGTTCGCCCTCGCGGCGCCACTGGTACTCGCCGCCGACCTCCAGCCGGTCGCTGGCCCGGGCCCCGGCGGGCGGCCAGGCCAGCGCGTGCCGGGCGGCCACCTCGGCGTGGATCTCGGCCAGCCCGATGCCGCTGATCGTGCTCGGGGTGCCCCGGAAGTAGCGCTGGACCAGCCGGGTGTCCAGGCCGACCGCCTCGAAGACCTGCGCACCGCAGTACGACGAGACCGTCGAGATGCCCATCTTCGACATGATCTTCAGGACGCCCTTGCCGAGCGCCTTCACGTAGTTGCGGATCGCCGTACCCGGTTCCACGCCGACCAGGGCGCCCGTCGAGATCATGTCCTCGACGGACTCGAAGGCCAGGTACGGGTTGACCGCCGCCGCGCCGTACCCGATCAGCACGGCCGCGTGGTGCACCTCCCGGCAGTCGCCGGACTCCACGATGAGCGCCACCTGGGTCCGGGTCTGCTCCCGCACCAGGTGCTGGTGCACCGCGGCGGTGAGCAGCAGCGACGGGATCGGCGCCAGGTCGGCGTTGGAGTCCCGGTCGGAGAGCACGAGGATGCGTACGCCGTCCTCGATGGCCTCGGAGACGTGCCGGCAGATCTCGGTGAGCCGGGCCTTGATGCCGGCGCCGCCGTCGCGGACCCGGTAGAGCCCGGAGACCCGGACCGCCTTGAACCCGGGCAGGTCGCCGTCCTCGTCGATGGAGAGGATCTTGGCCAGCTCGTCGTTGTCGACGACCGGGTACGGCAGGACGATCTGCCGGCAGCTCGCCGGGCCCGGGTCGAGCAGGTTGCCCTCCGGCCCGATGGTGGACGCCAGGCTGGTCACCAGCTCCTCCCGGATGGCGTCCAGCGGCGGATTGGTGACCTGGGCGAAGAGCTGGTGGAAGTAGTCGTAGAGCAGTCGCGGCCGGGTGGACAGCGGGGCGATGGGGGTGTCGGTGCCCATCGAGCCGATGGGCTCCGCGCCGCTGCGGGCCATCGGGCCGAGCAGGATCTTCAGCTCCTCCTCGGTGTAGCCGAAGGTCTGCTGCCGGCGGCGTACCGAGTCGTGGGTGTAGACGATGTGTTCGCGCGGCGGCAGTTCGTCCAGCTCGATGAGGCCGGCGTGCAGCCACTCCCCGTAGGGCTGGGCGGCGGCCAGCTCGGCCTTGATCTCGTCGTCCTGGACGATCCGGCCGTTGACCGTGTCGACCAGGAACATCCGGCCGGGCTGGAGCCGGCCCTTGGCGACCACGGTCGCCGGGTCGAGGTCGAGCACGCCGGCCTCGCTGCCCAGCACCACGAGGCCGTCGGCCGTGCGCCACCAGCGGCCCGGACGCAGCCCGTTGCGGTCGAGCACCGCACCGACGATCTCGCCGTCGGTGAAGGCGACGGAGGCCGGCCCGTCCCACGGCTCCATGAGGCTCGCGTGGAACCGGTAGAAGGCGCGCTTGTCGGCGCGCATCTGCGGGTCGTTCTCCCAGGCCTCGGGGATCATCATGAGCACCGCGTGCGGCAGGCTGCGCCCGGCCAGGTGCAGCAGTTCGAGGACCTCATCGAAGTTGGCCGAGTCGGAGGCGGCCGGCGTGCACACCGGGAAGATCCGGCGGATGTTGCCGGGCAGGTGCGGGCTGCGCAGCAGCGCCTCGCGCGCCTGCATCCAGTTCCGGTTGCCGCGGATCGTGTTGATCTCGCCGTTGTGGGCGATGAACCGGTACGGGTGGGCCAGCGGCCAGGACGGGAACGTGTTGGTGGAGAACCGCGAGTGCACCAGCGCGATCGCGCTCACCACCCGCTCGTCCGTCAGCTCCGGGTAGAACGCCGGGAGCTGGTCCGGGGTGAGCATGCCCTTCCACACCATGGTCCGCCCGGACAGCGACGGGAAGTAGGCCGGCACGCCCCGCTCGGCGGTCTCCCGCTCGACCTGCTTGCGCAGGCAAAACGCCACCCGGTCAAGGTCGAGCCCGCTCAGCGGGGAGCCGGCGGGGCCGGCGGGCGCGTCGGTGAGCCGGTGCGCGGCCAGGAAGAGCTGCCGGACCCGGGGCATCGCCGCCAGGGCGGTCTCGCCCAGGCCGGACGGGTCGGTGGGCACGTCCCGCCAGCCGAGGATGTCGGCCCCCTCGACCAGCGCGTACTTCTCCACCACCTGGCGGGCGCGGGCCTCCGCGGCGTCGTCGTCGGGCAGGAACACCAGGCCGGTGGCGTACCGGCCGGCGGGCGGCAGCGGGAAGTCGACCACCGTACGCAGGAACGCGTCCGGCACCTGGATCATGATCCCCGCGCCGTCACCGGTGTTGTGCTCCGCGCCCCGGGCGCCCCGGTGGTCCAGCCGGCAGAGCGCCCCGAGACCGTTCGCGACGACCTCGTGCGA is from Micromonospora terminaliae and encodes:
- a CDS encoding M1 family metallopeptidase, which produces MRRALTAAIAALTVTTAGTVVTGTPGQAAALPGWGRPKPAAATPAPGSPGLGDSYFPDYGNGGYDVGHYDIRLRYEPATDRLSGTTTILATATQDLSRFNLDFLLGVESVRVNGWPAAFAREGVHELAVTAPRPILKGQQLTVVVKYAGIPSETLVQGYTGWTRVADGALAVNEPESAWWWFPSNDHPKDKATWDVSVSVPTGVEVVSNGVQPRDPLPEAGNRTRWSWRSVKPGATYQAFLAIGQYDIVTDTAPNGQPVINAYSTTLGERGPAARASIERTAEVVDWESGLFGPYPFEAQGGVAGPIDGIGFALETQSRPVYGHSFWRRGANVSVVVHENAHQWFGDSVSVADWRNIWLNEGFASYAEWLWSEEQGEGTAQELFDFTYASYPADSEFWQVLPGDPGAAGIFDDAVYDRGAMALHQLRLAVGDEAFFRILPAWTAAHRYGNGTIAQFQALAERISGRDLDAVFTTWLFTAGRPEVATTARGALAAPAQPKSWAKIREAHELLTH
- a CDS encoding MFS transporter: MALGATFAALRHRNYRIWAAAGFVSVIGTWMQVLGVNWYVLAQTGSATSMGFTVLLQALPTLVLSVWGGTLADRLPAKPLLIGAQAAHALLAAALAVVAITGTGGLPAIFAISLVTGAVSAVEGPVMGRWASTLVDRESLGNALALGSLTNSAGRILGMSLGAVVVAAVGPAVLFAANAVSFVAVVVALFAVREGERHAGEPAPAGAAPADGGIRAGFRYLRRQPVVLVALALSFVLGSLGRNYQVTMAAMSDGPLHGGASGYGVLSTVFAVGTVLGALFAARRPELSYAVLVGAGLLASGLQIVAGLAPGTLSFAAVILPVAAAAVVIDTTVGARAQLDTDYAMRGRVLAALAVTGSVSAAVGAPLLGWLAEHAGPRQTLVLAGTITAVATAAAGVALDRLRERRLAHRFNRVLAAPATRPVRRAAATAARVVRPAGAVLGAVPAGAARVVRPAGAGLIAATGAARVVRPADAGLAAATAVALPRPTVLAGASPVALPGARPGAGRLRSGRAVRADQDCAGCAPHRGSRRSRWTGLRSPFAHRDGCPAA
- a CDS encoding TetR/AcrR family transcriptional regulator, with the translated sequence MASADQLGEVFARRPKRADARRNYDALIAAAQEVFGECGAGASLEEIARRAGVGIGTLYRNFPKRRDLFEAVYVEEVRALSASAADLADLPPWDALVAWLHRFVAYVGTKRALAEELVHDSEVFRSCRTEIYAAGEPLLRRAQEAGVARPDATFDDVVRLVSGIMAYQFFEPAQRDRVLTIALDGLRHPAAAR
- a CDS encoding SGNH/GDSL hydrolase family protein encodes the protein MSRRVRTALAALLAAVLGAVLVPGVARAATVNYVALGDSYSSGVGAGPYDLSTCLRSQKSYAPLWVAAHAVTSFRFPACGGAVTADVIGSQVNSLSTSTTLVTVTIGGNDAGFADVITSCRFGSTSSCESAVNDSRAFATATLPGRLDNTYAAIRNRAPNARLVVLGYPRLFETGYCGLLAMSTYKRTILNNAADLLATVIADRARAAGATFVDARPFFAGHGVCAADPWINDVSGLVEAYHPDADGYRYGYLAALTAAIG
- a CDS encoding MFS transporter; protein product: MIDTVRRDSRRLTFLVLAAGAGFFAMLQSLITPVLPTIQHDLHTSQNTVTWVLTAYLLSASIFTPVLGRVGDMVGKERTLVVSLAALALGCLLAAVAPNIGMLIVARVVQGIGGAVFPLSFGIIRDEFPAARVSSAVAAISAIVAAGGGLGVVLAGPIVATLGYRWLFWIPMVVVGLTALAAHRFVPESPVRTPGRISWAATLLLSGWLVALLLPVSKGATWGWTSGRVLGLLALAGVLLAGWLVAETRSANPLIDMRMMRLPAVWTTNLVALLYGASMFSVYAFLPQFVQIPTSAGYGFGASVTQAGLLMLPMLVGMFVAGLVAGRLASRFSAKAQLSTGAVFNVLAAAMLTVAHDTRWEIGVAGGLVGLGIGLAFASMANLIVASVPARQTGVATGMNANIRTIGGAIGAAVASSVITAHPQASGLPREAGFTMGFLLLTGISLAAALAALAVPSGRRAARARHGRPPARSTEPELTGELVPAR